A stretch of the Odontesthes bonariensis isolate fOdoBon6 chromosome 5, fOdoBon6.hap1, whole genome shotgun sequence genome encodes the following:
- the fabp10a gene encoding fatty acid-binding protein 10-A, liver basic, which yields MHIHLSSHCVELQPAVSASSHLGEGKPRLSKNMAFNGTWQVYSQENYEEFLRAMELPEDIIKMAKDIKPVTEIKQTGNDFVITTKTPGKTVTNSFTIGKEADITTMDGKKLKCIINLEGGKLVCKTGKLCHVQELKGGEMVETLTMGSTTLVRRSRKM from the exons ATGCACATTCATCTTTCCTCACATTGTGTTGAGCTTCAACCAGCTGTCTCAGCCTCCAGCCACCTTGGTGAAGGAAAACCCAGACTCTCTAAAAACATGGCCTTCAACGGAACATGGCAGGTCTACTCTCAGGAGAACTACGAAGAATTCCTCAGGGCCATGG AACTCCCAGAGGATATCATCAAGATGGCCAAAGACATCAAGCCAGTTACTGAGATCAAGCAGACTGGCAATGACTTTGTCATCACCACCAAAACGCCAGGAAAAACTGTGACCAACTCTTTCACCATCGGCAAGGAGGCTGACATCACCACCATGGATGGCAAGAAGCTAAAG TGCATTATCAATTTGGAGGGTGGCAAACTGGTCTGCAAAACTGGCAAGCTCTGCCATGTGCAAGAGCTCAAGGGAGGAGAGATGGTTGAG ACTTTGACCATGGGCTCAACAACTCTTGTCAGGAGGAGCAGAAAGATGTAA
- the srsf10a gene encoding uncharacterized protein srsf10a isoform X1, which yields MARYLRPPNTSLFVRNISDESRPEDLRREFGRYGPIVDVYIPLDFYTRRPRGFSYIQFEDVRDAEDALHNLDRKWVCGRQIEIQFAQGDRKTPNQMKGKERTSPRSSSRYDDDRDSRRRRSRSRSYDRRRSRSPSYERRPRRSESPRDSRAYSRHRQSRSYENDNRYKGPPRDHHRAHPEPGSHSRSPSPPRSRPKDKKSQSKSHSPPEDFDPAASVHKPPAGRSPSRSYSRSMSRSRSRSRSWAGRKSGGH from the exons ATGGCGAGATACCTTAGACCTCCCAACACATCTCTTTTCGTTAGAAACATCTCCGACGAATCCAG GCCAGAGGATTTGCGACGTGAGTTTGGTCGTTATGGGCCTATTGTAGATGTCTACATCCCACTTGACTTCTATACACGGCGGCCAAGAGGATTTTCATACATTCA GTTTGAAGATGTCCGGGATGCGGAAGATGCTCTTCACAACCTGGATCGTAAATGGGTTTGTGGGCGCCAGATTGAGATCCAGTTTGCCCAAGGAGACCGCAAGA CACCAAACCAGATGAAGGGCAAGGAGCGAACTTCACCTCGCAGTTCCTCCCGCTATGATGACGATCGGGATAGCCGCCGAAGACGCTCACGGAGCCGCAGCTACGATCGGCGGCGATCCAGAAGCCCTTCTTATGAGCGACGCCCCCGGAGATCAGAAAGCCCTAGAGA CTCTCGGGCCTACAGTCGACATAGACAGAGCAGAAGCTATGAAAACGACAA CAGGTACAAAGGCCCTCCCCGTGACCACCACAGGGCACACCCGGAACCAGGCTCGCACAGCCGCTCCCCTTCACCACCCAGATCGAGACCCAAAGACAAGAAGAGTCAGTCGAAGTCCCACAGTCCACCCGAAGACTTCGACCCTGCTGCCAGCGTCCACAAACCGCCTGCGGGGAGATCTCCTTCGCGCTCCTACTCTCGTTCCATGTCTCGGTCACGTTCTCGCTCCAGATCCTGGGCTGGACGCAAGTCTGGCGGCCACTAA
- the pnrc2 gene encoding proline-rich nuclear receptor coactivator 2 produces the protein MGGGERYNIPVSHPERPKKNHQLGKAKQRTRDQNGAAASAGGASGLLHLGHRRSDKGAAYHRSPEARQAASADKNALVRFATNYDQTWEGAVSHLNTLLATQGSPSYAGPKFSEPPSPSVLPKPPSHWVSFPMGSCEHREMMAFQLKSLLKVQA, from the coding sequence ATGGGAGGTGGAGAGAGGTACAACATTCCAGTTTCCCACCCTGAGCGCCCCAAGAAGAACCACCAACTTGGTAAAGCCAAGCAGAGAACCCGTGACCAGAATGGAGCTGCAGCATCTGCAGGAGGGGCGAGTGGTCTTCTTCATCTCGGCCACCGTCGTAGCGACAAAGGAGCTGCATACCACAGGTCTCCAGAGGCGCGGCAGGCCGCGTCTGCAGACAAAAATGCCCTAGTCCGTTTTGCCACCAACTATGATCAGACCTGGGAGGGTGCAGTGTCTCACCTTAACACGCTCCTGGCAACCCAGGGCAGCCCGAGCTATGCAGGGCCTAAGTTCAGCGAGCCGCCCTCACCCAGCGTGTTGCCCAAACCCCCCAGCCACTGGGTGTCTTTCCCAATGGGCTCCTGTGAGCACAGGGAGATGATGGCCTTCCAGCTAAAGAGCCTCTTGAAGGTACAGGCTTGA
- the srsf10a gene encoding uncharacterized protein srsf10a isoform X2 has product MARYLRPPNTSLFVRNISDESRPEDLRREFGRYGPIVDVYIPLDFYTRRPRGFSYIQFEDVRDAEDALHNLDRKWVCGRQIEIQFAQGDRKTPNQMKGKERTSPRSSSRYDDDRDSRRRRSRSRSYDRRRSRSPSYERRPRRSESPRDSRAYSRHRQSRSYENDKYKGPPRDHHRAHPEPGSHSRSPSPPRSRPKDKKSQSKSHSPPEDFDPAASVHKPPAGRSPSRSYSRSMSRSRSRSRSWAGRKSGGH; this is encoded by the exons ATGGCGAGATACCTTAGACCTCCCAACACATCTCTTTTCGTTAGAAACATCTCCGACGAATCCAG GCCAGAGGATTTGCGACGTGAGTTTGGTCGTTATGGGCCTATTGTAGATGTCTACATCCCACTTGACTTCTATACACGGCGGCCAAGAGGATTTTCATACATTCA GTTTGAAGATGTCCGGGATGCGGAAGATGCTCTTCACAACCTGGATCGTAAATGGGTTTGTGGGCGCCAGATTGAGATCCAGTTTGCCCAAGGAGACCGCAAGA CACCAAACCAGATGAAGGGCAAGGAGCGAACTTCACCTCGCAGTTCCTCCCGCTATGATGACGATCGGGATAGCCGCCGAAGACGCTCACGGAGCCGCAGCTACGATCGGCGGCGATCCAGAAGCCCTTCTTATGAGCGACGCCCCCGGAGATCAGAAAGCCCTAGAGA CTCTCGGGCCTACAGTCGACATAGACAGAGCAGAAGCTATGAAAACGACAA GTACAAAGGCCCTCCCCGTGACCACCACAGGGCACACCCGGAACCAGGCTCGCACAGCCGCTCCCCTTCACCACCCAGATCGAGACCCAAAGACAAGAAGAGTCAGTCGAAGTCCCACAGTCCACCCGAAGACTTCGACCCTGCTGCCAGCGTCCACAAACCGCCTGCGGGGAGATCTCCTTCGCGCTCCTACTCTCGTTCCATGTCTCGGTCACGTTCTCGCTCCAGATCCTGGGCTGGACGCAAGTCTGGCGGCCACTAA